The Levilactobacillus namurensis genomic interval GGACAGGTCCAAGGCGGAGACGGGTTCGTCGGCGATGATCAGCTTGGGGTTGGTGGCCACGGCCCGGGCGACCCCGATCCGTTGCCGTTGGCCTCCGGAAAATTGGTGCGGGTACTTGTATAACGCATCAACGTCCAAACCAACAATGTCCAGGAGTTGTAAGACCCGCAACTTTTCGTCCTCCTTACTCAGGTGTTCGAAGTTCCGGAGGGGTTCGGCGATGATGTCCTCGATTCGTTTCCGTGGATTCAAACTGGAAAGGGAGTCTTGGAAAATCATTTGCACGTCGTGGTTGTAGTCCAACTTCCGCCGATTGGCTTTCTTGGTAATGTCTTGACCGTTGTACAGGATGGAGCCGCCGGTGACCTTTTCCAAGCCCACCACAGATTTCCCGGTGGTCGACTTCCCGGACCCGGATTCACCCACCAGGCCGTAAGTTTCGCCGGCTTCAATGTTGAAGGTGATGCCGTCAACGGCGGGCACTTCGTCGGTGACCCGGTTCCAGAAGCCCGAACGGATGGGGTAGTGGACCTTCAGATCTTTGATTTCAACTAAGCTCATTCAGTCACGCTTCCTTTCTCTGGTTGGTCTGGAAATTGAAAATCACGGTAGCAGGTGCACCGAACTAAGTGGCCCGCTGTGACTTCATGCATGGTCGGGTTGTCCTCGTGGGCACTCGCCGGGACCCAAGGAATCCGGGGTGCGAAGCGATCCCCGGTCTGGGGCATCTTCTGTAAGGATGGGACGTTCCCCTGGATGACGTAGAGGTCGTCGTTTTCGTTATCCCGTTGGGGCATCGACCGCAACAGGGAACGGGTGTAGGGGTGTTCCGGTGTGTTGAAGATTTGCTCGGCGGTCCCTTGTTCGACGATTTGCCCCGCGTACATCACGGCCACCCGGTCGGCGGTCTCAGCGACAACGCCCAGGTCATGAGTGATCAAGATGATGCCGGCGTGGTTTTCCTTTTGAATCTCACGCAAGACATCTAGGATCTGGGCTTGAATCGTCACGTCCAACGCGGTGGTGGGTTCGTCGGCGATAATCAAGTCGGGCTTGCAGGCAATCGCGATGGCAATGATTACCCGTTGACGCATCCCCCCGGAAAGTTCGTGAGGAAATTGATGAGCTGTTCGCTTGGGATTGACGATTCCGACTTGGTCCAGTAATTCAAGGACTCGGTCGTGCTTTTCAGCGCTGGTGAGGTCGGAGTGGTAATCCATGACCTCACTGATCTGGTCTTCGATTCGTTTCAAGGGGTTCAACGCGGACAGGGGGTCTTGGAAGATCATGCCGATCTTGGCGCCCCGGTACTGGTTGTAGTCATCGTCGCTTAGCTGAAGCAGGTCGGTGCCCTCGAAGTCGATGGACCCGGAAATCTTTGTTTCGGCTGGATTATGTAACCCCATAATCGTCGTGGCTAACGTACTCTTCCCACAACCGGATTCCCCCACGATGGCTAAAATTTCGTCGTGGTGAACTTGGAGGTCGATGTGCGAAATGGCGTCGTAGAACTGCCCGTTGATTTTGAAGGCCGTGCTGACGTCTTTGATGTTTAGAAAATCTGTTGCGTTCTCCACGGTAATTCCCCCATTTTCTAATTTATCTCTCATTCGTAAGCAGAACTTATTAACTCGGCGTTTGTCCGTATGCAAAAACGCCTTATATATTAACTGTGATTGATTATAATTAATCAAATCCTCATTTTCAACCCCCAGTATTAGAAAATAACCCGAAAATTATTCATAAATCCTTCATAATTACCGTCAGCCCGGGGTTAGCTGGCTCTCATAAAAACATAGGAAAAAAGTTAAGGGTTGGTTCGTTCCCCGGCCGAAATCTCCTCTGCGCCACTGGTTTCAGCCATTGGCTAACGTCCTATGTTTGTGAAAGCGATTTCTTAACACAATTAATTTTATAAACGACCCTGCATATTTCTTATGCACCCCTTGTATGAACGGGGGAGGGGAGACGTCCGCCTTACCGGCCGGCCGCGGATCCAAACGGTCCCAACATCCGATTGGCAGGGCCGTGACGCCAGTGGGCACGACTTTGAGCTTCGCCAAACCCGCGAATCTCAAAGCTCGGCCTTAGCCTAAGGCCAGAAAACCGCTGGCCTAACGCTAATGTCACCGGCTGGGCCCTATCGGCTGTTGGGGCCTAACGGTGGTAGGAGAGTTGTTCCCAAACGATTAGTCAACTTCACCACCAGTGTGAGCCGAGAGGTCGGTCAGACAGGGCTCAGCCGTGAAATTTTCCTTGGTGAGCGTCTTTCAGCTCGCCTAGGAAAAGGCCCAGCTTCGAGACCGCTCTGTGGCTCGAAGTGGTGCCCACGGCGTTCCAGCCCTGTCTGGCCGACCGGTAAGGCGTATGATTGGCACCAACACCAAAAAGGCGTGGGGTCTGAGACCTCACGCCTGAAAGTGACGTGACTGTTACTGGATATTCTTGCTGGTCAAAGCCAAGTTGCTCCAGAAGTTGTTGTCAGCTGGGCTGACACTGTAGCCCTTGACCCGCTTGTTGACTGGGGTCCAAGCGTAACTGAACTTCTGAGCCACGACGGCGGCTTCTTCGTTCATGTAAGCTTGCCAATCCTTGAAGGTCTTGGTCCGCTTGGCGTCGTTCCAAGCCGTACTGTCATTCATGGCGTTGATCAACTTGGTGTTCTTCTTCGTAACGAAGTGTCCCATGTTGAAGGCAGCCGTTTCACCGTACAGTTGTGATTGTGATGGTTCGGAGGATAAGCTCCAAGCTCCCAACCAGACGTCCATCTTGTTTTGCTTAGGCTTCTGCAGGGTGTCGTAGAAGCTGTTCATTTCCATTGGCTTACCGTTCGTGTATTGCACGTTCAGTCCCAACTTGTGCCATTGTTGCAGGTAATCCTGGTAAGTAGCTTCGTTGGCAGCACTACTGCTCATGACCCCGAAGTTGATCTTCAAGGCCTTGCCATCTGGATCAGAACGCCACTTGCTACCGTTACGCTTCTTGTAGCCCGCGTCGTTCAGTAACTTCTTGGCTTTCTTCATGTTCAACGGGTAACCCTTGGCCGACTTATCGTAGTACTTCTGGAAGACCGGTGGAATCAAGGAATTAGCCCGCCATGATACCCCGTATCCGAACTTCTTCAAGACTTGGTCTTGGTTCAGGGCGTACATCATGGCTTGCCGCAGACTCTTGTTGGCCATCTTGGCGTTTGGATCGGAGACGTTCTTCCCCGTCTTAGAGTCGTAGTACCCCATGTTGAAGGCGAAGTAGTTGTAACTCAGGGCAGATTGACCGACAATCTTGTAGTTCTTGAGGTCCTTTAAGTTCTTGTAGTCGGTCCCACCCAGTGTTCCGGCACCGCTTGGTACCGTAGCGTCATACTTCTTGGACTGGAAGGCTTTGTCGATGTTGTTGCTGGAGACCACGTTGATGGTGATCCGGCCGATTTGGGCCTTCTTGCCGTAGTAGTACTTGTTCGGTACCCAACTGGTAGATTCACCGGTAACCAACTTATCTAGCTTGTAAGGACCAGTAAAGATTGGGTTCTTCCGCACTTGTTCGGAGGATGCTAACTTGGCAATCGGCACGTTCTTGATGTATTCGTAAGGTTCAGCGGTTTCCCAGATAAAGGAGTTCCCGGAGAACTTCATAGATGGTGACATCTTGGTGAAGTGAATAACCGTGGTCCGGCCCTTTTCGCCGTCCGGGAAGGTGATACCAGAGATGGTTTTGGCCTTACCAGCGTGGTAAGCGGCCATCCCTTTGATAGCATTGTAATCAGAGGAGTACTGTTGCGATGTAGTGTTCTTGTTGGCTAAGACTTCGTAGGAGTACTCGACATCCTTAGCGGTAACCTTCATACCGTTGGACCACTTAGCATCTTTGCGTAGGGTGATCGTGGCGGTCTTGTTCTTGCGGCTCAAACGGAGATTGGCTAGCCCACCATCGACGATTTTGTAGTTCTTGTCGGTGTTGAACAGAGCGCCGCTGCCCCCGGGCGAGAAGACGTCACTATCTTCGGCGTTGGAAGCTAGGATGGGGTCGGAGATGCCTTGGAACGGTGAATCGTTAACTTCGGCCAGCTTCAACGTGCCGTTTTTAGTCGCGGACTTGTTGGTCTTGTTGGTGTTTTTATAGCTCGTTGAGAGCTTGACGGAAGCGGTCGTACCGGATTGTTCAGAAGAAGAGGACTTCTTGCTGGAACAAGCGGCCAGACTGACGGTGGCTAGGATGGCCATCGCAGAAAGAACCAATTTCTTTTTTACCATAGGATATTTCCCCCTTATATGACGACAACTGTGATGTACGTTGGGTTCTCCTCAGAAACTCAACAGTGATGGGACGGGTAATGCTTAAGTATAACGGGCGTATTGGCGGGCACCATCTCCTTAACTGGGTGTAGCCATTAGTCCGTGGCTCCTTGACGTTGAGAGGCGTCGGCAGCTCGACGGATAACTTGGCCGATGTAGCTAATTGACAGACACAGAATGATGATTTCCAGCGCGGCCGGCAACCAAGTCCACCAGTATTGCGTGATGTTATTGGGGTCGTTGGCGTTAGCAATCATGGTCCCTAGCGACGGGGTTTGTAGCGGTAGCCCGAAGCCCAGGTAGGACAGCCCGGTTTCAACCCCGATGTTTTCGGCGATGGATAGGGTGGTGTCAACGATGATCAGCGATGAAATGTTCGGCATAATCTCGCGGAAGATAATCTTAAAGTTACCGGTTCCCGAAGTCTTGGAGGCGGCCACGTAGTCTTTCTCGGATTCCGCTAGGGTCCGCGACCGAATCAGTCGCGACGTGCCTTCCCAGTAGAAGATGGAGAAGATCAGCGTCAGGGTCACGGCGTTGTAGTTCTTGATGATGGTGACCAACACGATGATCATCATGGTCATGGGAAGCATCATCATGAAGTCGTAGACCCGTTGCATCCCCCAGTCGATGTAGCCGTTGAAGTAGCCGGAGATTAAACCCCAGCAGATCCCAAACGTTGACGAGATCAGAGTCAGCCCAAGGGCGATACCGATAGAGTTACGTGAACCAACGATTAGTTGTTGGGCCACCGACCGACCAGCGGAGTCGGCCCCCAGGAATAGGCCGTTTTGACCAGGTTGGCTAAAGTAGTTCATGATGTTGGTCTCCATCATCTTGGGCGTGTTGATGAACAACGAGCCAATCATGACGAAGAGGATGAAGCCGACCACGATGACGAGGGCCACCATGGCGGGTTTGTCGGCCTTGAATTCGTCCCAGATGATGCGGGCCGAAGACGGGGTGGCCTCCGCTTTAGCTTCTTGTGACAACCGCGTGAGGTCGGCTGCCGAAATGTCTGAATGTTCATTAAAGTTTGCTGCCATTGTTTGTCGACCTCCTATTCGATTCGAATTCGTGGGTCAACGACACTCAAGATGATATCGGAGAGTAGGGTACCCAGTAAGTTTAAAATTCCGTAGATTAAGACCAGCGCGGTAATGACCGTGTAGTCCCGGTAACTGATCGAGTTCACGAACAGAAGTCCCATGCCGGGGTAAGAGAAGACGGTTTCGGTGAAGATGGACCCGTTCAACAACCCGGTGATGGAGTAGCCGGCAAAAGCCGCAATCGGCAACAGGGAGTTCCGGAAGATGTGGTGCCGGTAGATGTCCTTGCTGGGAACCCCTTTAGCCCGCGCCGTCCGTACGTAATCGGAGCGCTTGGCGTCGATGACTTCGGACCGCAGGTATTGGACGATGTTGACGGTTCCGAATAGGGCCCCCAGAATAGCTGGTAGCAGCACGTGGTAGAATCGCGACCCAAGGGTGTGCAACCAGCCCGAGGCTTCTGAGGAAATTGACCCAGTCGTAGGGAACCAGCCCAGTACGTAGCCGAAAATCCAGATACCGATGACCAAAATCACGAAGAACGGGATACAGTAGGTCACGTAGGTGTAGACCCGAATTACGGTGTCGGGGATTTTACCTTCGTGGCGGCCGGCGAAGACCCCCATAGGCAGGGCCAGTGCGTAGGTCAGAATCATGGTGAAGAGTGCTAGCCACAGGGTATTTTGCGCCCGGCCCCCAATTAGACGGGTGACGGGTTCTTGGTATTGGTAGCTGTTACCCAGGTTCCCGTGGAACAGGTGAACAACCCAGTTCCAGTACTGTTGGTACCAGGGGTCATAAAGGCCGTTGATTTTCATTAGGTGTTTGATCTGCGCAGGGTCGGACTTGGGGTTGATTGACCCGGTGAACGGGTCCCCAGGCATCGCCTTAGCCAGTAAGAAGACCAAGATACTTAAGATGATGACTTCGGGAATCATGATCAAAATCCGGCGAAGAATCGTTTTCCACATTAGGCCTGCACCTCACTTTCCTGTTGGGCGAGTTGATGAGCGACGGCTTCGGGCAGAGCGACCTGGTGGGTCGGGCTGACCGCGACTAAGGGATAGGCTTTACCGTCGGGGTCGTAGTACTTACTTTGTTGTTCCCGGTAGACTTCTTCGACCGCCAGACGAGAGGCCCGGTGGGCGGCTCGCTGGTTGACGTTGGTCTCGGGGATGGCCGCTAACAACCGCTTGGTGTAGATGTGGAGCGGGTGGTTGTAGATGTCATCTCGGGTCCCAATCTCGACTAACCGGCCCCGGTTCATGATGGCAATGTTGTTGCACATGTGCCGGACGACCCCTAAGTCGTGGGAAATAAATAAGTAGGAAATGCCGAATTCCCGTTGAATCTTCTTCATGAAGTTCAGGACTTGGGCTTGAACGGACAGG includes:
- a CDS encoding ATP-binding cassette domain-containing protein, which codes for MSLVEIKDLKVHYPIRSGFWNRVTDEVPAVDGITFNIEAGETYGLVGESGSGKSTTGKSVVGLEKVTGGSILYNGQDITKKANRRKLDYNHDVQMIFQDSLSSLNPRKRIEDIIAEPLRNFEHLSKEDEKLRVLQLLDIVGLDVDALYKYPHQFSGGQRQRIGVARAVATNPKLIIADEPVSALDLSVQAQVLNFMKKIQREFGISYLFISHDLGVVRHMCNNIAIMNRGRLVEIGTRDDIYNHPLHIYTKRLLAAIPETNVNQRAAHRASRLAVEEVYREQQSKYYDPDGKAYPLVAVSPTHQVALPEAVAHQLAQQESEVQA
- a CDS encoding ABC transporter ATP-binding protein; this translates as MRDKLENGGITVENATDFLNIKDVSTAFKINGQFYDAISHIDLQVHHDEILAIVGESGCGKSTLATTIMGLHNPAETKISGSIDFEGTDLLQLSDDDYNQYRGAKIGMIFQDPLSALNPLKRIEDQISEVMDYHSDLTSAEKHDRVLELLDQVGIVNPKRTAHQFPHELSGGMRQRVIIAIAIACKPDLIIADEPTTALDVTIQAQILDVLREIQKENHAGIILITHDLGVVAETADRVAVMYAGQIVEQGTAEQIFNTPEHPYTRSLLRSMPQRDNENDDLYVIQGNVPSLQKMPQTGDRFAPRIPWVPASAHEDNPTMHEVTAGHLVRCTCYRDFQFPDQPEKGSVTE
- a CDS encoding oligopeptide ABC transporter substrate-binding protein, with protein sequence MVKKKLVLSAMAILATVSLAACSSKKSSSSEQSGTTASVKLSTSYKNTNKTNKSATKNGTLKLAEVNDSPFQGISDPILASNAEDSDVFSPGGSGALFNTDKNYKIVDGGLANLRLSRKNKTATITLRKDAKWSNGMKVTAKDVEYSYEVLANKNTTSQQYSSDYNAIKGMAAYHAGKAKTISGITFPDGEKGRTTVIHFTKMSPSMKFSGNSFIWETAEPYEYIKNVPIAKLASSEQVRKNPIFTGPYKLDKLVTGESTSWVPNKYYYGKKAQIGRITINVVSSNNIDKAFQSKKYDATVPSGAGTLGGTDYKNLKDLKNYKIVGQSALSYNYFAFNMGYYDSKTGKNVSDPNAKMANKSLRQAMMYALNQDQVLKKFGYGVSWRANSLIPPVFQKYYDKSAKGYPLNMKKAKKLLNDAGYKKRNGSKWRSDPDGKALKINFGVMSSSAANEATYQDYLQQWHKLGLNVQYTNGKPMEMNSFYDTLQKPKQNKMDVWLGAWSLSSEPSQSQLYGETAAFNMGHFVTKKNTKLINAMNDSTAWNDAKRTKTFKDWQAYMNEEAAVVAQKFSYAWTPVNKRVKGYSVSPADNNFWSNLALTSKNIQ
- a CDS encoding ABC transporter permease, yielding MAANFNEHSDISAADLTRLSQEAKAEATPSSARIIWDEFKADKPAMVALVIVVGFILFVMIGSLFINTPKMMETNIMNYFSQPGQNGLFLGADSAGRSVAQQLIVGSRNSIGIALGLTLISSTFGICWGLISGYFNGYIDWGMQRVYDFMMMLPMTMMIIVLVTIIKNYNAVTLTLIFSIFYWEGTSRLIRSRTLAESEKDYVAASKTSGTGNFKIIFREIMPNISSLIIVDTTLSIAENIGVETGLSYLGFGLPLQTPSLGTMIANANDPNNITQYWWTWLPAALEIIILCLSISYIGQVIRRAADASQRQGATD
- a CDS encoding ABC transporter permease translates to MWKTILRRILIMIPEVIILSILVFLLAKAMPGDPFTGSINPKSDPAQIKHLMKINGLYDPWYQQYWNWVVHLFHGNLGNSYQYQEPVTRLIGGRAQNTLWLALFTMILTYALALPMGVFAGRHEGKIPDTVIRVYTYVTYCIPFFVILVIGIWIFGYVLGWFPTTGSISSEASGWLHTLGSRFYHVLLPAILGALFGTVNIVQYLRSEVIDAKRSDYVRTARAKGVPSKDIYRHHIFRNSLLPIAAFAGYSITGLLNGSIFTETVFSYPGMGLLFVNSISYRDYTVITALVLIYGILNLLGTLLSDIILSVVDPRIRIE